In Devosia beringensis, a single window of DNA contains:
- a CDS encoding flagellar assembly protein FliX, whose product MRIDTNNRTTGVGKSGSAGRSGTRADFVPAGTDGPARVAGSAPVAGTTGIDAILALQAVDGPLEGKKKALRRGRTLLDTLDEIKADLLVGQVSAERLDALSAMLAQVRERSEPALDSVLDDIDLRVRVELAKLGRYPAP is encoded by the coding sequence TTGCGCATCGACACCAATAATCGCACCACCGGCGTCGGCAAGAGCGGCTCAGCCGGCCGCTCGGGCACCCGTGCGGACTTTGTGCCTGCAGGGACGGACGGACCGGCGCGCGTGGCCGGATCGGCGCCAGTAGCCGGCACCACCGGCATTGATGCCATCCTGGCGCTGCAGGCCGTGGATGGACCGCTCGAGGGCAAGAAGAAGGCGCTGCGGCGGGGCCGGACGCTGCTCGATACTCTTGATGAGATCAAGGCCGATCTGCTGGTCGGGCAGGTGAGCGCGGAGCGTCTTGATGCCCTGAGCGCCATGTTGGCCCAGGTGCGCGAACGCTCCGAGCCGGCGCTTGATTCCGTGCTCGACGACATCGACCTGCGGGTCCGGGTGGAACTGGCCAAGCTCGGGCGCTATCCGGCCCCCTGA
- the dksA gene encoding RNA polymerase-binding protein DksA, which yields MTSIAEVVEYRPSDDEPFMNPRQREYFRGKLNAWKEDILRESRETLDSLQEENQNHPDMADRASSESDRSLELRTRDRQRKLISKIDAALKRIEDGSYGYCEETGDPIGLARLDARPIATLSLEAQEMHERREKVYRDE from the coding sequence ATGACTTCGATTGCAGAAGTAGTTGAATACCGGCCCAGTGACGACGAGCCGTTCATGAACCCGCGCCAGCGCGAATATTTTCGCGGCAAGCTGAATGCGTGGAAGGAAGATATCCTGCGCGAAAGCCGGGAGACTCTGGACAGCCTGCAGGAAGAGAACCAGAATCATCCGGACATGGCCGACCGCGCCAGTTCGGAAAGCGACCGGTCGCTTGAACTGCGGACACGCGATCGCCAGCGCAAGCTGATTTCCAAGATCGATGCTGCGCTCAAGCGCATCGAAGACGGCAGCTACGGCTATTGCGAGGAAACCGGCGACCCGATCGGCCTGGCGCGGCTGGATGCTCGACCGATTGCCACGCTGAGCCTGGAAGCCCAGGAAATGCACGAGCGCCGCGAAAAGGTCTATCGCGACGAATAG
- the arsH gene encoding arsenical resistance protein ArsH has translation MSDLPNIRDAAFAIPDLTQLADRPTGHKPRILMLYGSLRERSYSRFLTFEAQRLLEAFGAEVKVFHANGLPLPNDAPDTHPKVVELRELMLWSEGQVWTSPERHGAMSAVLKAQIDWIPLPGGSIRPTQGRTLAVMQVSGGSQSFNALNQMRILGRWMRMVTIPNQSSVAKAFQEFDEAGRMKPSSYYDRVVDVMEELVKFTLVNRGIAPYLTSRYSERKQDAEKQAAAIDPAKA, from the coding sequence TTGTCTGATCTGCCCAATATCCGTGACGCCGCCTTCGCCATCCCCGATCTGACCCAGCTCGCTGACCGCCCCACCGGTCACAAGCCGCGTATCCTGATGCTCTATGGCTCGCTGCGCGAGCGCTCTTATAGCCGCTTCCTGACCTTTGAAGCGCAGCGCCTGCTCGAGGCCTTTGGCGCCGAGGTAAAGGTCTTTCACGCCAATGGCCTGCCGCTGCCCAATGACGCGCCAGACACCCATCCCAAGGTCGTGGAACTGCGCGAACTGATGCTGTGGTCGGAAGGCCAGGTCTGGACCAGCCCGGAGCGGCACGGCGCCATGAGCGCAGTGCTCAAGGCCCAGATCGACTGGATCCCCCTGCCCGGCGGCTCGATCCGCCCCACCCAGGGGCGAACTCTCGCCGTCATGCAGGTGTCGGGCGGCTCGCAATCCTTCAATGCCCTCAACCAGATGCGCATTCTGGGCCGCTGGATGCGCATGGTCACCATTCCCAACCAGTCCTCGGTCGCCAAGGCATTTCAGGAATTTGACGAAGCCGGGCGGATGAAGCCCTCGTCCTATTATGATCGGGTGGTCGATGTGATGGAGGAACTGGTAAAGTTCACCCTCGTCAATCGCGGCATCGCCCCCTATCTCACCTCGCGCTATAGCGAGCGCAAGCAGGACGCCGAAAAGCAGGCAGCAGCAATCGATCCGGCCAAGGCATAG
- the arsC gene encoding arsenate reductase (glutaredoxin) (This arsenate reductase requires both glutathione and glutaredoxin to convert arsenate to arsenite, after which the efflux transporter formed by ArsA and ArsB can extrude the arsenite from the cell, providing resistance.) has product MTVTIYHNPECGTSRNTLAMIRQSGVAPIIIDYRTNPPSRTRLQQLIADAGLTVRQAIRQKDTPYAELGLGDAALADDALLDAMLAHPILINRPFVETPRGVRLCRPSELVLDILENPEIGPFTKEDGEVIIDAQGRRLV; this is encoded by the coding sequence ATGACCGTCACCATCTATCACAATCCAGAATGCGGCACCTCGCGCAACACCCTGGCCATGATCCGCCAGTCCGGCGTCGCGCCGATCATCATCGACTATCGCACCAACCCGCCCAGCCGTACCCGCCTGCAGCAGCTGATCGCCGATGCCGGGCTCACCGTCCGCCAGGCCATAAGGCAGAAGGATACGCCCTATGCCGAGCTTGGCCTCGGCGATGCGGCGCTGGCCGATGATGCCCTGCTGGACGCCATGCTGGCACACCCCATCCTGATCAACCGGCCCTTCGTCGAGACCCCGCGCGGCGTGCGCCTGTGCCGCCCGTCCGAACTGGTCCTCGATATTCTGGAAAACCCGGAGATCGGCCCCTTCACCAAGGAAGACGGGGAAGTCATCATCGACGCCCAGGGCCGGCGCCTTGTCTGA
- the arsB gene encoding ACR3 family arsenite efflux transporter — translation MSIFERYLSVWVLLAIIAGIGLGQIVPGVFAGLAALEIAQVNLPVAILIWAMVYPMMIAVDFGSLHRIAEEPRGLVVTLVVNWLIKPFTMALLGVLFFKGIFAGWIPPADADGYIAGLILLGAAPCTAMVFVWSQMIRGDANYTLVQVSLNDVVMVFAYAPIVALLLGVTDIAVPWETLILSVLLYIVVPLAAGILTRRLLLGADGSSTRLDGFIARLKPASMAGLIATVVLLFGFQGNVILAQPLIIALIAVPLLIQSYGIFAIAYGAAWALRIPHRIAAPCAMIGTSNFFELAVAVAISLYGLSSAAALATVVGVLVEVPVMLSLVALANRTRTAFDDNAARNPKEKPAQ, via the coding sequence ATGTCCATCTTTGAACGCTATCTCTCGGTCTGGGTCCTCCTGGCCATCATTGCCGGCATCGGCCTCGGCCAGATCGTGCCGGGTGTCTTTGCCGGTCTGGCCGCCCTGGAGATCGCCCAGGTCAACCTCCCCGTGGCCATCCTGATCTGGGCCATGGTCTATCCCATGATGATTGCCGTGGATTTTGGCAGCCTGCATCGCATTGCCGAGGAGCCCCGGGGCCTGGTCGTCACGCTGGTGGTCAACTGGCTGATCAAGCCCTTCACCATGGCGCTACTGGGCGTGCTGTTCTTCAAGGGCATCTTCGCCGGCTGGATCCCCCCGGCCGATGCCGATGGCTATATTGCCGGACTGATCCTGCTGGGGGCCGCCCCCTGCACGGCCATGGTCTTTGTCTGGTCGCAGATGATCCGCGGCGACGCCAACTATACCCTGGTCCAGGTCAGCCTCAACGACGTGGTCATGGTCTTTGCCTATGCGCCCATCGTCGCCCTGCTGCTCGGCGTCACCGACATCGCCGTGCCGTGGGAAACCCTGATCCTCTCGGTGCTGCTCTATATTGTCGTGCCGCTTGCCGCCGGCATCCTCACCCGCCGCCTGCTACTGGGCGCCGACGGCTCCTCGACGCGCCTTGATGGCTTTATCGCCCGGCTCAAGCCCGCCTCCATGGCAGGCCTGATCGCCACGGTGGTGCTGCTGTTCGGTTTCCAGGGCAATGTCATCCTCGCCCAGCCGCTGATCATCGCCCTCATCGCCGTGCCCCTGCTGATCCAGTCCTACGGCATTTTTGCCATCGCCTATGGCGCGGCCTGGGCACTGCGCATCCCGCATCGCATTGCCGCCCCCTGCGCCATGATCGGCACCTCCAACTTCTTCGAGCTGGCCGTGGCCGTCGCCATCAGCCTTTATGGCCTGTCCTCGGCCGCCGCCCTGGCCACCGTGGTCGGCGTGCTGGTGGAGGTGCCGGTCATGCTTTCGCTGGTGGCGCTGGCCAACCGCACCCGCACGGCCTTTGACGACAATGCCGCCCGCAACCCCAAGGAAAAGCCGGCCCAATGA
- a CDS encoding arsenate reductase ArsC, translated as MSERVYNVLFLCTGNSARSIIGEAVMNHLDDKRFRAFSAGSHPKGAVNPMALEMLDKAGISTAGLRSKSWEEFAAPDAPTMDFIFTVCDDAAGETCPIWPGHPMTAHWGISDPASVPPPEFKQRAAFEDALRFMRNRITAFASLPHASIDRLALKASLKTIGAMEGSTSKPASVA; from the coding sequence ATGTCTGAGCGTGTCTATAACGTCCTGTTCCTCTGCACCGGCAACTCGGCCCGTTCCATCATCGGCGAAGCGGTGATGAACCATCTCGATGATAAGCGCTTTCGCGCCTTTTCGGCCGGCTCGCACCCTAAAGGTGCAGTGAACCCGATGGCCCTCGAAATGCTCGACAAAGCCGGCATCTCCACCGCCGGCCTGCGCTCGAAATCCTGGGAAGAATTCGCCGCTCCCGATGCGCCGACCATGGATTTCATCTTCACCGTCTGCGACGACGCCGCCGGCGAAACCTGCCCGATCTGGCCCGGCCACCCCATGACCGCCCATTGGGGCATCAGCGACCCGGCCTCCGTACCGCCCCCTGAATTCAAGCAGCGCGCCGCCTTCGAGGACGCCCTGCGCTTCATGCGCAACCGCATAACCGCCTTTGCCAGCCTGCCCCACGCCTCGATCGACCGGCTGGCACTCAAGGCCAGCCTCAAGACCATCGGCGCCATGGAAGGCTCCACCAGCAAACCTGCCAGCGTGGCCTGA
- a CDS encoding ArsR/SmtB family transcription factor has translation METSHAIDVFTALSQATRLDAFRLIMAQEPDGLPAGEIARQLDIPQNTMSTHLAILTRAGLIEADRQGRSIVYRAVLERVREIANFLVQDCCGGRPELCNPLIADITPCCTPKEAHHV, from the coding sequence ATGGAAACCAGCCACGCCATCGATGTCTTCACCGCGCTCTCGCAGGCTACCCGCCTCGACGCGTTCCGGCTCATCATGGCCCAGGAGCCGGACGGCCTGCCGGCCGGCGAGATCGCGCGCCAGCTCGATATTCCGCAAAATACCATGTCGACCCACCTGGCCATCCTGACGCGGGCCGGCCTGATCGAGGCCGACCGCCAGGGCCGTTCGATCGTCTATCGCGCCGTGCTTGAGCGGGTGCGCGAGATCGCCAATTTCCTGGTGCAGGACTGCTGTGGCGGCCGCCCCGAGCTCTGCAATCCCCTCATCGCCGATATCACCCCCTGCTGCACCCCCAAGGAGGCGCATCATGTCTGA
- a CDS encoding curlin, giving the protein MTTKFIKTLAVAAAALVISAASLSTPAMADGQFSFSFAPQGAQEQQVLGLGLLALALVNGVSEPGATVRQNGNFNSAGFNQQGRNNTGLIVQDGNGHRGTIDQRGNNNNCALFQFGNNSQGQCGQFGDNQSGVTTVFGF; this is encoded by the coding sequence ATGACCACCAAGTTCATCAAAACCCTTGCTGTCGCCGCGGCAGCCCTGGTCATCAGTGCCGCGAGCCTGTCGACCCCTGCCATGGCTGATGGTCAGTTCAGCTTCAGCTTCGCCCCGCAGGGCGCGCAGGAGCAGCAGGTGCTCGGCCTCGGGCTCTTGGCGCTTGCTTTGGTCAATGGTGTATCCGAACCCGGCGCCACGGTACGGCAGAACGGCAATTTCAACAGCGCCGGCTTCAATCAGCAGGGCCGCAACAATACCGGCCTGATCGTCCAGGACGGCAATGGTCATCGGGGCACCATCGACCAGCGCGGCAATAACAACAATTGCGCCCTGTTCCAGTTCGGCAATAACAGCCAGGGCCAGTGCGGCCAGTTTGGCGACAACCAGTCGGGCGTGACCACGGTATTCGGCTTCTGA
- the csgH gene encoding curli-like amyloid fiber formation chaperone CsgH, which yields MSQLTRALPLLVGLGLAAAAATAGLAGPDGSTVQCEIVEHSQNGMRTIEAMVTSPKPASGDYRLVLESRGGGNSSNISQGGSFTVPANQTIAVGQMMIGDDARYSVDFSITLDGQSIDCTQPGALFT from the coding sequence ATGAGCCAGCTTACCCGCGCCCTGCCCCTGCTTGTCGGCCTGGGCCTGGCTGCAGCCGCCGCAACGGCCGGCCTGGCCGGCCCCGATGGCAGCACTGTTCAGTGCGAAATTGTCGAGCATAGCCAGAACGGCATGCGCACCATCGAGGCCATGGTCACCAGCCCCAAACCGGCCAGCGGCGACTATCGCCTGGTCCTTGAAAGTCGGGGTGGCGGCAATTCCTCAAACATCAGCCAGGGTGGCAGCTTCACCGTCCCAGCCAATCAGACCATTGCCGTCGGCCAGATGATGATCGGGGACGATGCACGCTACAGCGTTGATTTCTCGATCACCCTGGACGGACAGAGCATCGACTGCACACAGCCAGGCGCCCTCTTCACGTGA
- a CDS encoding curlin, producing MKRTIITTAIAALIAVSAVPTMANDVFINQYGFSQSAGGSQTGWYNRLGVQQRGNWNTATGRQTGDRNIGAIGQEGNYNRAETIQRGNRNAAGIGQFGDNHTSVITQDGNGNIAAGVQVGNGCNANVVQGGSGNVTAFVQVCD from the coding sequence ATGAAGCGCACCATCATTACCACCGCGATCGCCGCCCTCATCGCCGTCAGCGCCGTCCCCACCATGGCCAATGATGTCTTCATCAATCAGTACGGCTTCAGCCAGAGCGCCGGCGGCAGCCAGACCGGCTGGTACAACCGCCTCGGCGTGCAGCAGCGCGGCAACTGGAACACCGCCACCGGCCGCCAGACCGGCGATCGCAATATCGGCGCCATCGGCCAGGAGGGCAATTACAACCGCGCCGAAACCATCCAGCGCGGCAACCGCAACGCTGCCGGCATCGGCCAGTTCGGCGACAACCACACCAGCGTCATCACCCAGGACGGCAATGGCAATATTGCTGCCGGCGTGCAGGTCGGCAATGGCTGCAACGCCAATGTCGTCCAGGGCGGCTCGGGCAATGTCACCGCCTTTGTCCAGGTCTGCGACTAA
- a CDS encoding ABC-F family ATP-binding cassette domain-containing protein codes for MPASVSLHQLSWSTPDNQPLFTDLELSFGPHRTGLIGRNGTGKSTLLRLIAGLVPPAAGSVTLAGTLGMLEQSVQVEHDAAVADHLGVSQAMALLDRLEQGLGTIEDAGAADWSLPGRIEAALQQVGLPQLAPERRLDTLSGGQRTRLALARLILAQPDIILLDEPTNNLDADGRQAVADLLRSWRGAAIVVSHDRALLREMDAIVELTSLGARTYGGNWDLYAERKALELAAAEHDLATSERKVAEIDRKLQAVAEKKARKDGAGKRQAARGGTPKILLGGRKENAENTSGESARLANRLRGDAAEAAGAARAGVEVLTPLTVSLMPTNLPQGRSVLQADTLSGGPDSTDPVIRDFSLQLTGPERLAIIGPNGSGKTSLLRLLTGDLPPVSGAARIHVAFALLDQTVSLLDPALSIRDNFRALNPAADENTCRAALARFMFRADAALQAVGTLSGGETLRAGLACTIGDNAPPQLLILDEPTNHLDIDAIAQVEAGLRGYDGALLVVSHDAAFLDAIGITRTVTLGAAPMLNPV; via the coding sequence ATGCCCGCCTCCGTTTCCCTGCACCAGCTCTCCTGGTCCACGCCCGATAACCAGCCGCTTTTCACCGATCTCGAGCTCTCCTTCGGTCCGCACCGCACCGGCCTGATCGGCCGCAATGGCACGGGCAAATCCACCCTGCTTCGCCTCATTGCCGGACTTGTCCCCCCTGCCGCCGGATCGGTTACCCTTGCCGGAACGCTCGGCATGCTGGAGCAATCGGTACAAGTGGAACACGATGCTGCCGTCGCCGACCATCTCGGTGTTTCCCAGGCCATGGCTTTGCTCGACCGGCTCGAACAGGGCCTGGGCACTATCGAGGATGCCGGCGCGGCGGACTGGTCCCTGCCCGGCCGCATCGAGGCGGCTTTGCAGCAGGTCGGCCTGCCCCAACTCGCCCCCGAGCGACGCCTCGATACGCTCAGCGGCGGCCAGCGCACCCGCCTGGCGCTGGCCCGGCTGATCCTTGCCCAGCCCGACATCATCCTGCTCGACGAGCCCACCAACAATCTCGACGCCGATGGCCGCCAGGCGGTGGCCGACCTGCTCCGTTCATGGCGGGGCGCCGCCATCGTCGTCAGCCATGATCGCGCTCTGCTGCGCGAAATGGACGCCATCGTCGAGCTGACCAGCCTGGGCGCCCGCACCTATGGCGGCAATTGGGATCTCTACGCCGAACGAAAGGCACTGGAGCTGGCCGCGGCCGAGCACGACCTGGCCACCTCGGAGCGCAAGGTTGCCGAGATCGACCGCAAGCTGCAGGCCGTGGCCGAGAAGAAGGCGCGCAAGGACGGCGCCGGCAAGCGCCAGGCCGCGCGTGGCGGCACGCCCAAAATCCTGCTCGGCGGCAGAAAGGAGAATGCCGAAAACACCAGTGGCGAAAGCGCGCGACTGGCCAACCGGCTGCGCGGCGATGCCGCCGAGGCCGCCGGCGCCGCCCGCGCCGGGGTGGAAGTGCTCACGCCCCTTACGGTTTCCCTCATGCCCACCAACTTGCCCCAGGGCCGCAGCGTGCTGCAGGCCGATACGCTCAGCGGCGGCCCCGACAGTACCGATCCGGTCATCCGCGACTTTTCCCTGCAGCTTACGGGTCCCGAGCGCCTCGCCATCATCGGCCCCAATGGCTCGGGCAAGACCAGCCTGCTGCGCCTGCTCACCGGTGACCTGCCGCCCGTATCCGGCGCCGCCCGCATCCACGTCGCCTTCGCCCTGCTCGACCAGACTGTCAGCCTGCTCGACCCTGCCCTCAGCATCCGAGACAATTTCCGCGCTCTTAACCCGGCTGCCGACGAAAATACCTGCCGCGCGGCTCTGGCCCGCTTCATGTTCCGCGCCGATGCGGCACTGCAAGCCGTTGGCACGCTCAGCGGCGGCGAAACCCTGCGGGCGGGCCTCGCCTGCACCATTGGTGACAATGCCCCGCCGCAATTGCTGATCCTGGACGAACCGACCAATCACCTCGATATCGACGCCATCGCCCAGGTCGAAGCCGGTTTGCGCGGTTACGACGGCGCCCTGCTGGTGGTCAGCCATGACGCGGCCTTTCTCGACGCCATCGGCATCACCCGCACCGTCACGCTGGGCGCCGCGCCAATGCTGAACCCAGTCTGA
- a CDS encoding carboxypeptidase M32: MSFQKLDDLGRKLESLEHALSILGADEATHMAVGGGEKRAEAMANLAGMYHAQATAPQIADWIEAARPESEDQRLAIAEFKRQYVSATCLPTEFVERKTAATMRSEQLWRELRAKGDWDSFLPALEGVIALVREESQLRADATGLAPYDALMDQYDPGNRTAELDPLFADLKNFLKGFVPEALAAQEARLARRPRKSLNAPYPIERQRELGLAAMRAVGFDFTHGSLAVSHHPFCGGVPTDVRMTTRYRTDEFLSSLMGVLHETGHALYEQGLPKEWSHWPLGKARGMGIHESQSLFVEMQLARSPEFWQFALPLVHQHLGPDAIPGWEVADVLNEVNFVERGYIRVDADEVTYPLHVILRYELEQDLVTGKLEASQIPQAWDAKMTEYLGISTINDPKDGPMQDVHWPGGAFGYFPSYTLGAMIAAQQWATLEQAQPSLRADVAQGDFTGVNQWRSEHIWSQGSRCSTPELITKATGQPLNADIFKAHLRARYLA; the protein is encoded by the coding sequence GTGTCCTTCCAAAAACTCGACGACCTTGGCCGCAAGCTTGAATCCCTCGAGCACGCGCTGTCCATTCTGGGGGCCGACGAGGCCACCCATATGGCCGTCGGCGGCGGCGAGAAGCGCGCCGAGGCCATGGCCAACCTGGCCGGCATGTATCACGCCCAGGCCACCGCCCCCCAAATCGCCGACTGGATCGAGGCCGCCCGCCCCGAAAGCGAGGACCAGCGTCTGGCAATCGCCGAATTCAAGCGCCAATATGTCAGCGCCACCTGCCTGCCCACCGAATTCGTCGAGCGCAAGACGGCGGCCACCATGCGCTCCGAACAGCTCTGGCGCGAACTGCGCGCCAAGGGCGACTGGGACAGCTTCCTGCCCGCGCTCGAAGGCGTCATCGCCCTGGTGCGCGAGGAGTCCCAACTGCGCGCCGATGCGACGGGCCTGGCACCCTATGACGCGCTGATGGACCAGTACGATCCGGGCAACCGCACCGCCGAGCTCGATCCGCTGTTCGCCGATCTCAAGAACTTCCTCAAGGGCTTCGTGCCCGAGGCCCTGGCCGCCCAGGAAGCGCGCCTCGCCCGCCGCCCGCGCAAGAGCCTCAACGCCCCCTATCCGATCGAAAGGCAGCGCGAGCTGGGCCTTGCCGCCATGCGCGCCGTGGGCTTCGACTTCACCCATGGCTCGCTCGCCGTCTCGCACCACCCCTTCTGTGGCGGCGTGCCCACCGATGTGCGCATGACCACGCGCTACCGCACTGATGAATTCCTCTCTTCGCTGATGGGCGTGCTGCACGAGACGGGTCACGCGCTCTATGAGCAGGGCCTGCCCAAGGAGTGGTCGCACTGGCCGCTCGGCAAGGCGCGCGGCATGGGCATCCATGAGAGCCAGAGTCTCTTCGTCGAGATGCAGCTCGCCCGCAGCCCCGAATTCTGGCAGTTCGCTCTGCCTTTGGTGCATCAGCATCTGGGGCCCGATGCCATTCCCGGCTGGGAGGTCGCCGACGTGCTCAACGAGGTCAACTTCGTCGAGCGCGGCTATATCCGCGTCGATGCCGACGAGGTCACCTACCCGCTGCACGTCATCCTGCGCTACGAACTGGAGCAGGACCTGGTGACCGGCAAGCTCGAAGCCAGCCAGATCCCCCAGGCCTGGGACGCCAAGATGACCGAATATCTTGGCATCTCGACCATCAACGACCCCAAGGATGGCCCGATGCAGGACGTGCACTGGCCCGGCGGCGCCTTCGGCTATTTCCCCTCCTATACGCTGGGCGCCATGATCGCGGCACAGCAATGGGCGACCCTCGAACAGGCCCAGCCCAGCCTGCGCGCCGACGTCGCCCAGGGCGATTTCACCGGCGTCAACCAGTGGCGCAGCGAGCATATCTGGAGCCAGGGCTCGCGCTGTTCGACCCCCGAACTGATCACCAAAGCGACCGGTCAGCCGCTCAACGCGGACATCTTCAAGGCCCATCTCAGGGCCAGGTACCTGGCCTAG